The Caldicellulosiruptor changbaiensis genome has a segment encoding these proteins:
- a CDS encoding ATP-binding protein: MTKSIESRLIIVFGLLILMVMFISSFFIIDRVKNYFFEDVQKKIEFMAQSSLLKLLQDKRLKSSEIQDIIDQTMKESQFGFMISKLIVTDSQGRLIASFPRLTIDFFPSDEILNSLAGYKVVKQDNERQVLIFSFPIKDGKVVQRALYLEVSSQNVLGTVRDIKNILLMAYVVAITFSLLIGFLFAKTLSTPLRKLTKQALEMANGNLDVKIDINSKDEIGKLADAFAKMARNIKMYISELEFEKQKLERILQNMSDGVVAINSKNEIIHINESANKFLNGRVEEFINKMGKESNSDTEVTIYTTDDLTLEVSKATFIDSYMNHGLIFIIHDITQQARLDSMRKQFVANVSHELRTPITTIKTYSETLLDVDDEETKKQFLSVIIKECDRMTRLVSDLLYLSRLDSGENILNLEEVNLSELVRFVCEKLKIHAKKKNQTLSCSILQDVVAMVDRDKIEQVLINLISNAVTYVQESGQINVVLQKEEDKIKIIVKDNGPGIPEEDLPRIFERFYRVDKARSRELGGSGLGLSIADEIVKAHGGTILVESKVGSGTTFTVVLPAKSL; this comes from the coding sequence ATGACAAAAAGTATAGAAAGTAGACTTATTATTGTCTTTGGGCTTTTGATTTTGATGGTGATGTTTATCTCAAGCTTTTTTATCATCGACAGGGTGAAGAATTATTTTTTTGAGGATGTGCAAAAAAAGATAGAGTTCATGGCACAGTCTTCACTGCTTAAACTTTTGCAGGACAAGCGCCTAAAGAGTTCAGAAATCCAGGATATAATTGACCAGACAATGAAAGAAAGCCAGTTTGGATTTATGATTAGTAAGCTCATTGTGACAGATTCACAAGGGCGCTTGATTGCTTCATTTCCAAGGCTAACTATTGATTTTTTTCCATCTGATGAGATTTTAAATAGTTTAGCAGGTTATAAAGTTGTCAAACAAGATAATGAAAGACAGGTTTTAATATTTTCCTTTCCCATCAAAGATGGTAAAGTGGTTCAAAGAGCTTTGTATTTAGAGGTATCTAGCCAAAATGTCCTTGGCACAGTTAGAGACATAAAAAATATCCTTCTTATGGCATATGTAGTTGCTATAACCTTTTCGCTTTTGATTGGTTTTTTGTTTGCCAAGACACTTTCAACCCCTTTAAGAAAACTTACAAAACAGGCGCTTGAGATGGCAAATGGCAACCTTGATGTTAAGATAGATATAAATTCCAAAGATGAGATAGGAAAGCTTGCAGATGCTTTTGCAAAGATGGCAAGGAATATCAAAATGTATATCTCAGAGCTTGAGTTTGAAAAACAAAAGTTGGAAAGAATCCTTCAGAACATGTCTGATGGAGTTGTTGCAATAAATTCAAAGAATGAAATAATTCACATAAATGAAAGTGCTAATAAGTTTTTAAATGGCAGAGTAGAAGAGTTTATAAACAAAATGGGGAAGGAAAGCAACTCAGATACAGAGGTTACAATTTACACAACAGATGACCTTACATTAGAGGTCAGCAAGGCAACCTTTATAGATTCGTATATGAACCATGGACTTATTTTCATAATTCATGATATAACCCAGCAGGCAAGACTTGACAGTATGAGAAAACAGTTTGTGGCAAATGTTTCACATGAGCTCAGAACTCCAATCACAACAATAAAGACATATTCAGAAACTCTTTTGGATGTTGACGATGAAGAGACAAAAAAACAGTTCTTAAGTGTCATTATAAAAGAGTGTGACAGGATGACAAGGCTTGTAAGTGATCTTTTGTACTTGTCGCGACTTGACAGTGGTGAGAACATTTTGAATTTAGAAGAGGTTAATTTGAGCGAGCTTGTCAGGTTTGTCTGTGAAAAGCTCAAAATTCATGCCAAGAAGAAGAACCAAACCTTGAGCTGCAGTATCTTGCAAGATGTTGTTGCAATGGTCGACAGAGATAAGATAGAACAGGTTTTAATAAACCTAATTAGCAATGCAGTCACCTATGTTCAAGAAAGTGGCCAGATAAATGTTGTCTTGCAAAAGGAAGAAGATAAAATAAAAATAATTGTAAAAGACAACGGGCCTGGTATTCCAGAAGAAGATCTACCGCGGATATTCGAAAGGTTTTACAGGGTTGACAAGGCCCGCTCACGTGAACTTGGCGGTTCTGGCTTAGGGCTTTCAATTGCCGATGAGATTGTAAAAGCTCACGGCGGCACGATTTTGGTTGAGAGCAAAGTAGGCAGCGGTACAACATTTACAGTTGTTCTTCCAGCAAAATCATTATAG
- a CDS encoding response regulator — translation MSKAHILVVDDEKPIVDIIKFNLEKEGYKITTSYDGEDALNKIKNESFDMILLDVMLPKMDGFTVCKKVREFSEVPIIMITAKADEVDKVLGLELGADDYITKPFGIRELIARIRANLRRTSQQSNSDGKVLKAGKLTLNPETFEVKKDGKIIELTVREYELLKFLMSQKGQVFSREELLEKVWDYEYYGDVRTVDVTVRRLREKIEDNPSEPVFILTKRGIGYYFNPNV, via the coding sequence ATGTCTAAAGCACATATTTTGGTTGTTGATGATGAAAAACCTATTGTTGATATAATCAAGTTCAACTTAGAAAAGGAAGGATATAAGATCACAACCTCATACGATGGAGAGGATGCGCTAAATAAAATTAAGAATGAGAGCTTTGATATGATCTTGCTTGATGTGATGCTTCCCAAAATGGACGGTTTTACAGTATGCAAAAAGGTTAGAGAGTTTTCCGAAGTGCCAATTATAATGATAACAGCCAAAGCAGACGAGGTTGACAAGGTTTTGGGTTTGGAGCTTGGCGCTGATGATTACATAACAAAGCCGTTTGGCATAAGAGAGCTTATTGCAAGAATCAGGGCAAATTTAAGGCGCACTTCTCAGCAGTCAAATAGTGATGGGAAAGTGTTAAAAGCAGGAAAACTCACTTTAAATCCTGAGACATTTGAGGTAAAAAAAGACGGGAAGATTATTGAGCTTACTGTTCGGGAGTATGAACTTTTGAAGTTTTTGATGTCTCAGAAAGGTCAAGTTTTTTCAAGAGAAGAGCTTTTAGAAAAGGTATGGGATTATGAATACTATGGCGATGTTAGAACAGTTGATGTGACAGTGAGAAGACTTCGCGAAAAGATAGAAGACAACCCGTCAGAGCCAGTTTTTATTCTGACAAAAAGAGGAATTGGGTACTATTTCAATCCAAATGTATAA
- a CDS encoding CTP synthase, with amino-acid sequence MEKQVKYIFVTGGVVSGLGKGITAASIGRLLKARGLKVTMQKFDPYINVDPGTMSPYQHGEVFVTDDGAETDLDLGHYERFIDENLTKNSNVTTGKIYWSVIQRERRGDFLGGTVQVIPHITNEIKERIYRLGKSNSTDVVITEIGGTVGDIESLPFLEAIRQVATDIGKENVLYVHVTLVPYLSKSGELKTKPTQHSVKELRSIGIQPDIIVCRTEKPLSPELKAKIALFCNLKPEYVIQNIDAESLYEVPLMLEEEGLGEIICEKLGFACTKPDLSDWIEIVNKEKNLKNTVNIALVGKYVELHDAYLSVAEALKHAGIANDSHVEILWINAEHVTYENAHELLKEADGILVPGGFGDRGIEGKIAAIRYARENKIPFFGICLGMQCAVIEFARNVLGLEKANSTEFDENTPYPVIDIMPEQKEIFTKGGTMRLGLYPCKLEEGTLAHRIYNDELVYERHRHRYEFNNEFKERFRQAGVVFSGISPDRRLVEIIELKDHPWFVGVQFHPEFKSRPQKPHPIFTDFIRASLENRSKKEGTHS; translated from the coding sequence ATGAGTCCATATCAGCACGGAGAGGTCTTTGTCACAGACGATGGTGCAGAGACCGACTTAGATCTTGGTCACTATGAAAGGTTCATTGATGAAAACCTTACAAAAAATAGCAATGTCACAACAGGGAAAATTTACTGGTCTGTAATTCAAAGGGAGAGACGTGGCGATTTTCTTGGTGGCACGGTTCAGGTAATACCTCATATTACAAATGAGATAAAAGAGAGAATCTACAGGCTTGGCAAGAGCAACTCAACAGATGTTGTAATAACAGAGATTGGCGGAACAGTAGGCGACATTGAAAGCCTTCCATTTTTGGAGGCAATAAGACAGGTTGCAACAGACATTGGAAAAGAAAATGTTCTGTACGTTCATGTGACGCTTGTGCCATATCTTTCAAAGTCTGGTGAGCTTAAGACAAAACCCACACAGCACTCTGTAAAAGAGCTTCGGTCAATTGGTATTCAGCCAGATATAATTGTCTGCAGGACAGAAAAGCCTCTTTCACCTGAGCTCAAAGCAAAAATTGCCCTATTTTGCAATCTCAAGCCTGAATATGTAATCCAGAATATAGACGCAGAAAGTCTTTATGAAGTGCCACTTATGCTGGAAGAGGAAGGACTTGGGGAGATTATCTGCGAAAAGCTTGGTTTTGCATGTACAAAGCCAGACCTTTCTGATTGGATAGAGATAGTCAACAAGGAAAAGAACCTCAAAAATACTGTCAACATTGCGCTTGTTGGAAAATATGTTGAGCTCCACGATGCGTATTTGTCTGTTGCAGAGGCACTAAAACATGCAGGAATTGCAAATGATAGTCACGTTGAAATTTTGTGGATCAACGCAGAGCATGTTACTTATGAAAATGCGCATGAACTCTTAAAAGAGGCAGATGGGATTTTGGTGCCGGGCGGATTTGGCGACAGAGGAATTGAAGGCAAGATTGCAGCTATAAGATATGCAAGGGAAAACAAGATTCCGTTTTTTGGAATATGTCTTGGGATGCAGTGTGCTGTGATAGAGTTTGCAAGAAATGTACTTGGGCTTGAAAAAGCAAACTCTACAGAGTTTGACGAGAACACTCCATACCCTGTGATTGACATCATGCCGGAACAAAAGGAGATTTTTACAAAAGGTGGTACAATGCGGCTTGGACTTTATCCGTGCAAGCTTGAAGAAGGAACGCTTGCACACAGAATTTACAACGATGAGCTTGTATATGAACGTCACAGGCACAGATATGAGTTCAACAACGAATTTAAAGAGAGATTCAGACAAGCAGGAGTGGTATTTTCAGGAATATCTCCAGACAGAAGGCTTGTTGAGATAATTGAACTGAAAGACCATCCGTGGTTTGTGGGTGTACAATTTCATCCTGAGTTCAAGTCACGACCACAAAAGCCACATCCAATCTTTACAGACTTCATAAGAGCATCTTTGGAAAATAGGAGTAAAAAAGAGGGGACACACTCTTAG